AGGACAGCTTCTCATCCAAAGAGGCATTACGACAGAATCGGCAGCCAAACGTTTTTTCAGACCCCAGCTTGCCGACCTGATCAATCCATTCCTCATGAAGGATATGGACATAGCCGTTGACCGCCTCAATGATGCGATGGGACGCAAGGAGCGCATCCTTGTCTATGGCGATTACGACGTAGATGGATGCACTGCCGTAGCTTTGGTCTATAAGTTCCTGCAGCAATTCTATTCCAACATCGATTACTATATCCCCGACAGATATGATGAGGGATACGGAGTCAGCAAGAAAGGAATAGACTTTGCCAACGAGACAGGTGTAAAACTGATCATCATCCTTGACTGTGGCATCAAAGCCATCAAGGAAATAGAATATGCCAAGTCTCTTGGCATAGATTTCATCATTTGTGATCACCACGTACCAGACGAGGTGATGCCTCCTGCTGTGGCTATTCTCAACCCTAAGCGTCCTGACGATACCTTTCCGTTCAAGCACCTTTGCGGATGTGGCGTAGGCTTTAAATTCATGCAGGCTTTCGCCAAGAACAACAACATTCCGTTCTCCAGACTCATCCCGCTGCTCGACTTCTGTGCCGTAAGCATCGCTGCCGACATCGTGCCTGTTGAGGAAGAAAACCGTATCCTCGCTTTCCATGGTCTCAAGTTGCTCAATACCAATCCAAGTATCGGTTTGCGTTCCATCATTGATATCTGCGGACTCAATGGCAGAGAGATCTCAATGAGCGACATCGTATTCAAGATTGGTCCACGCATCAATGCTTCAGGAAGAATGGAAAACGGCAAACTGAGCGTTGACCTGCTGGTAGAAAGAGATTTTGCTACTGCCATCCGCATGGCAAAACACATCAATGAATACAACGAACAACGTAAGGACATCGACAAGCAGATGACGGAGGAAGCCAATGGTATCGTGTCAAGACTCGAAACCCAGAAGCACAACTCCAGTATTGTGCTCTACGATGAAGGATGGAAAAAAGGAGTCATCGGCATTGTTGCCTCAAGACTCACGGAAATCTATTTCCGCCCTACCGTCGTTCTGACCAAAGATGGTGACATGGCCACAGGCTCAGCACGCAGTGTTACGGGCTTTGATGTCTATTCTGCCATCAAGAGTTGCCGCGATATTCTCATGAATTTCGGTGGACATACATACGCTGCCGGACTTACTCTGAAATGGGATAAGGTAAAAGAATTCAGAGAAAGATTCCAGAAATATGTAGAGGAACATATCGCTCCAGAGCAGACAGAAGCCTTGCTTCATATTGACGCGGAGATTGATTTCAAAGACATCACCAAGCACCTGTACAGTGACCTGAAACGGTTTGCACCTTTTGGACCAGGCAATCAAAAGCCGATATTCTGCACGACCAAAGTGTATGACTATGGTACAAGCAAAGTAGTAGGAAGGGAACAGGAGCACATCAAGCTGGAACTTGTGGACTCTAAGTCGAGCAACGTGGTCAACGGCATTGCCTTCGGACAAAGTGCCGCTGCACGATACATCAAGAGCAAACGGAGTTTCGACATTGTATATACCATAGAAGACAATATCTTCAAGAAGAATCAGGTACAACTGCAAATTGAGGATATCCGTCCGAACAACAGTGAGAAATAGGAAAACTCCTGATTTCTGACTCCAACAGACCCAAATGACTAAATGACAGATAAATTTCAAGAGATATTGCGAACATACTGGGGGTATCCTGACTTCCGTGGCATACAGAGAGACATTATCGAAAGTATATCACAGGGTAAGGATACCCTCGGTCTTATGCCTACTGGTGGTGGAAAATCCATCACTTTTCAGGTTCCTGCACTCGCCCAGGATGGCGTTTGCATCGTGATTACGCCCCTCATAGCCCTCATGAAAGACCAGGTTAGCCACCTCAAGGAACGCGGTATCCTGGCAGATGCTATCTATGCCGACAGATCCAGAAGTGAAATCATACAGACACTTGAGAATTGTATCTTTGGCGGAGTCAAGATTCTGTATGTCTCTCCAGAAAGACTTTCTACGGATATTTTCCAGACCAAATTACGCCACATCAAAGTAAGCTTTATCACAGTGGATGAAGCCCACTGCATCAGTCAGTGGGGATATGATTTCCGTCCTTCTTATCTGAAGATTTCAGATATCAGAAAGCTGAAACCGGGAACACCTATCCTGGCACTTACTGCCACGGCTACCCCAGAAGTCGTAGATGATATCCAGAACCAACTCCAGTTTTCAGAAAAGAATGTGTTCAAAATGAGTTTTGAACGCAAAAACCTGGCATATATTGTACGCATTACGACCGACAAGCATGGCGAAATGGTTCATATCCTGAAATGTGTACAGGGTTCTGCCATCATCTATGTTAGAAGCCGCCGCCGTACGAAGGAAATAGCAGAAATCCTCAATAAGAACGGCATCCCTGCCACTTTCTATCATGCAGGACTTGACCCTGCCGTAAAGGATGAACGACAGAGAGAGTGGCAGGAAGATCAGATAAGAGTGATGGTTGCTACCAATGCCTTCGGTATGGGTATCGACAAACCCGATGTGAGAATGGTCATCCATATAGATTGCCCAGACTCTCTGGAAGCTTATTTCCAGGAGGCTGGTCGTGCGGGTAGAGATGGCAACAAATCATACGCAGTACTACTCTATGATGCCAGCGACGAACGCAAACTGACCAAACGCATCAACGATACCTTTCCTGAGAAAGAACTAATCAGGGATATCTACGAACACCTCGCCTATTTCTTCCAAATAGGTGTGGGGAGCGGTTGCGGAAAAACTTTCGAATTCAACATAGAGAAATTCAGCTATATCTATAAGTATTACCCTACAAAAGTAGATGCTGCTTTGAGAATACTGGAACAGTGTGGTTACATTCATTACGAAGACAATCCCGACGGGAAAGCCCGCCTCATGTTCAACCTGAACAGAAGCGACCTTTATCTACTGGATAATCTGTCAGAAAATGAAGACCAGGTTGTCACGTCCCTCCTACGCGTTTACGGAGGACTCTTCACAGACTTCGTATATATCGACGAATCTCTGATAGCCCAACAGGCAGAATTGAGTATCCAGCAGGTATATTTCGCATTGAAATGCCTTGCCACCAAACATATCATCACTTTCGTTCCTCGTAGAAAAATCCCGTATATCACCTATACCCGGGATAGAATTGATGGAGATAAGGTCGTCATCACCCAAGAAGCATACGAAAACAGAAAAGAACAATTCGTAAAACGTATCAACAGTATGATAGCATATGCACAAACAGACTTTATCTGCCGTTCACGACAACTCTTACGCTATTTCGGAGAAGAAACCAAGGAGGATTGCAAGCAATGCGATGTCTGTCTGGAACACAAAGACAACGATTCTGTAGCCAAACAGATGTTTGAAAAGGCAAAAGAAAGTATTCTCCAGATATTAGGTGATCAAAAGAAACACCACATTACAGAATTAAGAGAGATACAAGTACCGAGCCAGCAGTTAGAAAATGCTTTAGAAATGCTGGTATCAGAAAACCAGATACATATAGACGGCAGTTATATCTATCTGTAAAACTAACAAAAAAAATAAACAAAACAAAAAGAGATAAACAACAAAAAGAGATAAACAACAAAAAGGGAACGACCCCTCGCGGACCATTCCCTTTCCAACATTATGTACGAGAAAAAAATTAGTTATTTTCTGGACGAAGTTTACGAACTGTAACACCAGCCTGCCACATTTCCTTGTTGCGCATAGCCTCGAGTTCAGCGTTCAACTTCTCACGGTAATCAGCCTGAGAGTTCTTGTCGATAGAAATCTGAGCCTCATTACCAGTCTTAACAGAGTAATACAACCACTCCATAACAGGCTTGATAGCCTCACGGAAACGAGGAGCCCAGTCAAGAGCACCACGCTGTGCAGTTGTAGAACAGTTAGCATACATCCAATCCATACCCTTCTCACCGAAGAGAGGGCCAAGGCTCTGAGTCAGCTCCTCAACAGTCTCGTTGAAAGCCTCAGATGGAGAGTGACCGTTCTCACGAAGTACATCGTACTGAGCCTCCAAAAGACCCTCGATAGCACCCATCAAAGAACCACGCTCACCAGTAAGGTCAGAAGTAGCCTCACGCTGGAATGTAGTCTTGAACAAATATCCTGCACCGATACCGATACCGAATGCAATAGTCTTTTCCTCTGCTTTACCAGATGCATCCTGATATACAGCGTAAGAGCAGTTCAAACCACGACCCTCGCAGAACATTGTGCGGAGAGAAGTACCAGAACCCTTAGGTGCAACCATGATAACATCAATATCCTTAGGTGGAACTACGCCTGTGCGATCGCTCCAGTTGATAGCGAAACCATGTGAATAATACAAAGTCTTACCTGCTGTGAGGTGTGGCTTGATTTTTGGCCAGCAAGCAATCTGACCGGCATCAGAAAGCAACATACAGATGATAGTACCCTTTTCTGCAGCTTCCTCGATAGAGAACAAAGTCTTACCAGGAACCCAACCATCCTTCAGACACTTCTCATAGGTTTTACCCTGACGCTGTCCAACGATGACATTGAAACCATTATCGCGAAGGTTACAAGCCTGACCAGGACCCTGAATACCATAACCGATAACTGCGATAGTTTCGTTCTTCAATACTTCACGTGCTTTCTCCAATGAAAATTCATGACTGGTGACAACAGTTTCCATTACGCCACCGAAATTCATTTCTGCCATAATTATTTTTTTTTGTGCGGCTTGCCGTTGTGGAGCCGCGGGTTTAACTTGTCCATACGGATGCGAGCTAATTCTTATCCAAAGAATGCCTGTTTGATCCGTCCACCCCCTATCCAAGAGGGCGGCTCTGGGTTTATTTTCTTATCTGGGTGCAAAGGTAATAAATCAATATGAAACTACCAAATTTTTCTTTCACTTTTTTACAAATTTCGCTTTACTTCTTACAACTTCGACTTCTTTTGCGTCATTTTTGCAGATTTTTGTTATCTTTATGCAATATTCTCCCTCATTTACTTCCTCCTGATAGAAATTGAGACGGTCGCCCTGATGACTCTCTGCCACGTATGCAATTTCAAATCTCTGCAAAAAATGGGTCTTGTAGTAATCCAAGTCGAATAAATCAAGAATATGTTCGATATATTTCACTGAATTGATATGTCCATTGACATCTACATCATTATAATAGGTGTCGATACTGCGCACAAACTTGGCATCGGCAGACATCTTGACACGAGAACTGGCTGCTATAGGACATTCTTTCTCTTCCTCGATATACTCCTTGATAAGTCCATCATGGATGGAGAATATATCTACCGGCTGTCGGGTCTCAGTATCTATCATCGCCCACACACTCTTGCCATAGCCATATACCTTCTCCTCTTCTTCATCAGCAGCAAGCTTACCACATATCTTGAAATCACGGGCTGTGAAATACTTCATGGCATTCTCCACCCAGGTCTCAACATAGAACTTGTCATACGACTTTGGCATCTCGGTCATCTCAATGGCCAAGCGACTAAGCACCCAGGTCTTATGTCGTGGCATGAGATAGTTCATGCCATAACCACGGTCGTTGCTATGAAAATCGGCAGCATTCAACAAATGATTGCCCAAATGCCCCATAAACAGGTGACTGGAAAAGTCACAATGAAAAGGTTCCGAAAGAAACTCGTATCTTCCTACTTTACTTAATAATTCCATATCTTATACGAAAAAAATGCCTTCTTGTTTTTAAATTCTTTGCAAATCTACAATTTTTTATTGAGAATGCCAAAGAAAAGACCGAGAATTTCTTCTGCTAACGGCGTTCATAAAAACAAACGAGCTACAACCGTAGAACAACTGTCTTACGATCGTAGCCCGCTTATCCCTATATTTCTCTATCTCTGTTATTCCTCCGCACTCTGCTTCAGATAATCTGAGATAGGCTCATCGAAACTTCTTGTGACTGCAATACGGCCTGAGCGGGTATATTGCAAGAGACAATCAAAACTGTTCAACTTATGGAACAAGTCTGCAATATCCTCTGTCAAACCAGCCAAGAGTACCGTACTGTAAGTTGGATTAACCTCCATCATACGAGCATCATGCTTGCGGATTGTACGGGAAACCTCAGGGTTTTCCAGCAGAACAGGAGTTGAAATCTTGAAAAGAGCCACCTCATGGATGAAAATCTGATCATCCGCATAGTAATCACTCTTCACGACATCGATTTTCTTCTCTATCGCCTTATTGATTTTCTCTATCTGCTCAGGATCACTCCATACCGTAATGGTATATTTGTGGATATTCTTGATGCTGCTGGCCGATACGTTCAGGCTCTCGATATTTACTTGTCTGCGGGTGAATACTGCGGTAATCTGATTCAGGATACCCGCAATGTTCTCTGAATAAACAAGCAATGTATATAATTTCTTGTCACTATTATTGTCCATCTTATTTTTCCTTTCTAAAATGTCTGTTACACTTTACTTTGTAAAATGCTGGTTACACCTTAATTATATATATATATGAATCGAGAACTTTAGTAATGAAGTTCCAACTGCATTTCATCAACACTCTTGCCAGGCAAGGTCATCGGAACGATGTCCTCATCTTCCTTGATGGCGCACTCCAGAAGGTAAGGCCCCTTGGTAGCAATCATCTTCTCCACTTTCGCCTTCAGATCCTTGCGGTCGATGACCACATCGTAAGGAATGCCGTAAGCCTTGGCTATTTCCTCATAACGAGGGTTCAGCATGTGGGTAAAGGAGCGACGGCCTTCAAACATCAGGTCTTGCCACTGACGTACATTGCCAAGATAATTGTTGTTCAGGAGAATCATCTTCACAGGTGCCTGCTGCTCCATGATCGTACCCAATTCCTGGATATTCATCTGGAAACCGCCATCACCGAAGAAACAGCAGATGGTTCTGTCTGGAGCACCAAAGGTTGCACCGATAGCAGCAGGAAGACCGAATCCCATAGTTCCAAATCCACCACTGGTAACAATACTCAGTTTCTTGGTGAACTTGAAGTAGCGGCTACTGATCATCTGGTTCTGACCTACGTCGTTCACGAGAACAGCCTCATTATGGGTAGCTTCCGTTACCACATTGGTCACCTCGCCCATCAGCAGAGGACCCTCTGTAGGATGGATATCCTTCTCGATTACCTTCTCCTGCTCCTGCTGGCGATAAACCTCGAATGAATCTCTCCACTCACGGTGAACATTCTTGTTCAGCAAACGGGTAATTGCCGGCAAAGTCTGCTTACAGTCACCTATCACAGCAACATCCGTCTTGATGACCTTGTCAATTTCAGCCTTGTCTATATCCAGATGGATGATTTTAGCCTGCTTAGCATATTTGGAAGGAACACCAGTAATACGGTCGCTGAAACGCATACCAATAGCGATCAGCACATCACACTCCTGAGTCTTCATGTTGGTAGCATACGAACCGTGCATACCGAGCATACCCATATTCAACGGATGATTGCTTGGTAAAGCAGAAAGACCGAGCAGCGTACGACCTGCAGGAATATCAGCCTTCTCCAGAAATTCAATCAACTCATTGTGAGCACCACCCAATTCCACGCCATGACCTACCAGCGCAAATGGGCGCTTGGCATTATTGATCAATTCAGCTGCCTCCTCTACAGCCTTGGCATCTATGGCAGGATAAGGATTGTAAGAGGTAACCTTCTCACATTTCACAGGTTCCCACTCACAAGTAGCAATCTGGGCATTCTTGGTAAAGTCGAGAACGACAGGACCTGGACGACCGCTGCGGGCAATATAGAAAGCACGGCTCACAGCCCAAGCCACATCCTCAGGACGACGAATCTGATAAGCCCATTTAGAGATAGGTTGGGTAACACCCACCAGATCAACCTCCTGGAACGCATCCGTTCCCAAGGCGCCTACACCTACCTGACCAGCAATAACCACGATAGGTGTAGAATCCATCATGGCATCAGCAATACCAGTCAAAGTATTTGTTGCTCCAGGACCACTGGTCACGAGTGTCACGCCCACTTCGCCGCTGACTCGAGCATAGCCCTGTGCAGCATGAGCAGCAGCCTGCTCGTGACGTACCAAGATGTGATCAAACACCTTATTTTCTCCTCTCGTGTAACCATACAGTGAATCAAACACTGGCATGATGCTTCCCCCCGGATAACCGAAAATGGTTGTTACACCCTCAGCTTTCAGGGAGCGCATCAACGCTTCTGCTCCTGTTATTACTTCTTTTGCCATTATTATTATATTTATTTCAAAGGAATGGGAAAATTCCACTCTATATCATCCAAGCAGAACTTCCCATTACCTTTCTACTGAAGATTTCAAAAACTATATATTTTCATCTTAATCAATGATTCTGACACCACCCTTGTCTGCAGAACTTACACTCTGAGCGTATGCACGCAAAGCCTTGCTTACCACACGGTTACGCTTCAAAGGCTGCTGAGGACGGGCTGCCAATTCTTCATCTGACAACTTCACGTTGATAGAACGACTTGGAATATCAATGACAATGATATCACCATCCTTAATCTTACCGATATTACCACCGGCAGCTGCTTCTGGAGAAATATGACCGATACTCAAACCGGATGTACCACCAGAGAAACGACCATCAGTAATCAGGGCACACTCCTTGCCCAAATGGCGGCTCTTGATGTAAGAAGTAGGATACAGCATCTCCTGCATACCTGGACCACCCTTAGGACCCTCGTGAGTAATAACCACGCAGTCACCGGAGTTAACCTTTCCGTCAAGAATACCCTCACAAGCATCCTCTTGAGAATCGAAGCAAACCGCAGGACCCTCAAAGTGCCAAAGTACAGGATCCACACCCGCTGTCTTCACTACACAACCATTCTGAGCGATATTACCGAAGAGAACAGCCAGACCACCATCCTTTGTATAAGCATGTTCCAAGTCACGGATACATCCATTCTCGCGGTCAGTATCAAGACTTTCCCACTGAGCATCCTGACTACCCATCTGGGTAGAGAATTTTCTACCAGGTGCAGAATGATAGATTCTATCTGCCTCTGGATCAAGCTCAGAACCTGTGATATCATATTTCTTCATCTGCTCATCAAGTGTCTTTCCATCAACACGTTTTACGCTACCATTGATCAAGCCACCCTTGTTCAACTCATTCAGGATACCCATGATACCACCCGCACGATTGCACTCCTGAACACTATATTTCTGAGTATTTGGAGCCAACTTGCAGAGACAAGGAACCTTGCGGCTCAACTGATCGATATCCTCCATCTTGAAATCAGCACCAGCTTCCTGAGCTACTGCTAAAAGATGAAGCACCGTATTGGTACTACCACCCATTGCGATATCGAGAGTCATTGCATTGAGGAAAGCATCACGTGTTGCAATATTACGTGGCAAAACACTCTCATCACCATCCTCATAATAAGCATAAGCATTCTTCACTACCTGACGAGCAGCATCCTTGAAGAGTTGGATACGATTCTTGTGTGTTGCCAAGATTGTACCATTTCCTGGGAGACTCAAACCAATAGCCTCAGTCAGCGAGTTCATAGAATTGGCAGTGAACATACCCGAACAGCTACCACAACCAGGACAAGCACATTGTTCTATCTGCTTCATCTCCTCATCAGAAACACTGGTGTCAGCACCCTTGATCATAGCTGTAATCAAGTCAGCATTCTCACCCTTCCAACGACCAGCTTCCATAGGGCCGCCAGAGCAGAATATAGTAGGAATGTTCAAGCGCATAGATGCCATGAGCATACCAGGAGTCACCTTATCACAATTAGAGATACAAATCATGGCATCAGCCTTATGAGCATTGACCATATACTCTACAGAATCTGCGATAATGTCACGGCTTGGCAAAGAGTAAAGCATTCCGTCATGACCCATAGCAATACCATCATCTACAGCGATGGTATTAAATTCGGCTGCATAACAACCCATTGCCTCAATTTCCTTCTTGACTATCTGACCGATTTCATGAAGATGAGTATGACCAGGCACAAACTGTGTAAAGCTATTCACAATAGCAATAATTGGTTTGCCAAACTGCTCATGTTTCATACCTGCAGCTACCCAAAGTGCACGGGCACCTGCCATTCTTCTGCCTTCAGTACAGACGCTACTTCTTAATGGATGTTTCATATTGTTTTTATATTTTCAATTTTGACTGCAAAGATACTGAGAATTTATGTAATAACCAACAAATTTCACATAAACTTTCATTTTATTGCGAATTTCGTAACATAAACCAACGATTTACTTTCGATTTATTACAGAAACTACACATTTCCGTTAGAATTGAGCATTCAAATAAACTAAAAATACAAAAACTATAACCTAAATTTTCTATATTATTTCACTCCTCCTTGGGTTGTACCTCACATCAATTATGAACATACAATTACAGGAACAGAAAAAACATCCGATGGAACAGAAAGTAACATCAGATGGAACAAAAAAATCCCCAAGGCAAAAACCTTGAGGATTTATATGTTTGATAAAAAAATCTAATCAATGCATTTATTACTCAGCAACGCTGTTGTCGTTGAAAGTAGAAACGCGGTTGAACTCAACCTGCTTGAAAAGCTTGTCTGTTGCGCCCATACCCTTAGTTGTCAAACGGTCAGCAGCAATCTTGTACTTCTTTACCAATACATTCTTAACTGCCTCAGCACGCTTCTCTGAAAGCTTCTGATTCAACTCCTTAGGACCCTCTGGAGAAGCATAACCCTTAATCTCGATGTTAGCCTCTGGGTGATTCTTCATATACTGAGAAATCAACTCGATGTTAGGCATCTGACTCTTCTCTACATTAAACTTGCCCTGCTGGAACAATACAGTAGGCTGCAAGTTTGTAGCTGTAGCTGGCTTTACATACTTAGGCTTCTTGTTGCACTCGTCAAGAGCGTTCTGAAGATCCTTGATCTGCTTGTCCTTAGCTGAGAGCTGAGAATCCTTGTTATTCAAATCGTTGCGGAGGTCGTTGATCTGGCTGTTCAAACCATCGATCTCAGACTGATCACGGAGCTGAGCGATTGTGAAGTTGTGAGAACCGTTAGAGTTCTTGAACTTGTAGATGAAACCAGCGTTCAACTGGAAGCCAGACTTGTTGATGTCATAAGCAACACCCTCATAACCATCACCATTCAAAGCCCAGTTCATAGATGGCTCTACATAGAACTGCCATGCCTTGTCAGCACCGAAGTTAACTGCGAAATCGATACCAGCCTTAGAAGTCAAAGCATTCCAGTTATTTGCTGTACCGAAAGAGTGTGCCCAACCAAGACCATAAACAGGGATAACCTCGAATGTACGTGGCTCACCCTTGTAACCAGCAAACCAGTTGCTCAAGTTTACAGTACCAATCAAGCTTGTGTTCATATAACGAACAGTAGTCTTTGATGGATATGCGTTGTGATCGTTGAAGTAAACATTGCTCTCAGCAGCCAAACCGAATACTGGAGTAAACCAACGACCGATACGAAGACCAGCATTAGAGTTGAGGTTATTCAACCAACTGTGATTTGTTGTCTTTGTCATTACACCGCCATTAACGCCGATGTAGAAGTTGTCGAAAGTCTTGCTTTCAGTAACAGTCTGAGCTGATACTGATACTGCCATAGCTACGGCAGCAAACAATAAAACTAACTTTTTCATGTCTCTCTAAAATTTGTTAAATAATATCATTATATTTCTTCATGCAAATACTGCACAAATATTTATTCGAGTGCAAAGTAATAAAAAAAAACTTTAACTACCAAATATTTTCCTCTATTTTTTACATTTCACCCTATAAAACATGCAAAAAAGCCAATATTCATTCCTTTTTCGAACAATCATATCGGTTTTCTTGCATATTTTATATCGGTTTTAGATATATATACACATCTCACACAAAATATCCTTTCAGAAAAAAATCTACAAGGACCAAACATTCGATTGACGAGGACCTATTTCGATTTCTTTTTGAGTCAAACCAGAAAGCTTCAACTTCAGGGTTCGTGGCAAGGCATTGACAACTTTCAACCAAACCTTTCCCGACTTACTGTCCTTCACGACACTGACACCTACATAGCGTTTCAAGACCTCAGGCAACTGTAAATCTGAAGCTATATAAACATCGCCACAATGAACAGAGAACATCTTTTGCACGTGATAACTTTCAGTCGCGCGTACCTTATTATTATTAAAGTACATCATATCCGGATTCCAGTTGGCATAACCTTCCTTACAAAGCAGAGGTGCATAAGAGGTCATTTCCACCACATCGCCATTACGTTCCACATTACAGAGATGAATACCTTCTGCCAAGGCACGATCCACCTCATTGTTTCCATTGGCTGCATATTCACCGAGATATACCTTAGGCATGCTACGGTCATAATGGTCGTAATAGTCCTGATGATTGATAAACCAACCTGGTTTTTCGTAATAATGCTCATCTACCGCATCTATATACAGTCGGTTTTCCTTAGCAATCTTCCAACCTTCCATATAATCTGAAGAAGGATAATGGAAAGGACCTACCGTTCCTATCACCTCGATATCAGGATATTTCTGCTTCAAGGCCTTGCATATCATCAGATAACGTTCCTTGAATGTCGTAGAAATCAGGTCTTCGTTTCCGATTCCAATCATCTTCAGATTGAAAGGAGCCGGATGTCCTGCATCAGCACGCATCTTGGCCCATGAAGAAGTGGCAGGATCTCCATTCGCCCACTCCACCAGGTCGAGTACATCCTGTACATACTGTGGCATCTGTTCCATCGGAATACCTCCCTGCTGACCGCAGAGTCCTTGCGCATTAGACTGAGAATTCTGACAAGGTACGCCAGCTGCCAATACTGGCAATGGCTCTGCACCCATATCCTCGCACCATTGGAAATACTCATAGAAACCGAGTTGTCTGGTCTGATGATAATTCCAGATATTTCTGGCTGGTTTGCGATCCTTCAAAGGTCCTACCGTTTCCTTCCAATGATAGATATTGTCCAGACCCTGTCCATGCAACATACAACCGCCAGGAAAGCGTACAAACTTCGGTTTGAGTTCTGCGATTTTCTCTGCCAGATCCTTGCGGAGTCCGTGACCTTTATAAGTATCATGAGGTTTCAGACTCACGAGATCAATACCCACCTGAGTCTCTCCCTTTGGAATAAGGGCCAAGCGGATGCCTTTACCCTCTTCGAGATTTCCCTGATATTTATCAGTAATGGCCAGTTGCGCCTTATATTCAGACCACTCATTGCCAACAACCTTCACCTTAGCCTGTGATATAACACCCCCCGCTTCATTAACCAAAGCTACCATGAGTTGCTTATTCTTTCCATTCAGGCAACGAGCATACAAACTCACGTCATAATAAGAAGCAGCATGCTTTCCTTCCTTCTTCGCATCACGAGCACCTCGCAGGATAGAAATGCCATCCCATCCTATATTATAAATAGGTGTAGCACCCAACACCGCATAGTGAGGATTATTTTTGCTCACTCCGTTTTCTACGGAAACAGAAGACAAGTCCACTCCCTGCCAAGCAGTCGTTGCATTCCACGAATGCTTTCTATCATCCTTGTTGTATTCAAAATCACCGTTTTGAAGAAGTTCGGCACACAGTCCGCCATCAGCAGCCCGACTGATATCTTCAAAGAAA
This is a stretch of genomic DNA from Segatella hominis. It encodes these proteins:
- a CDS encoding alpha-L-arabinofuranosidase C-terminal domain-containing protein → MNHKILLASTAILSFTSLMASGKLNPKVGNPAFWDEQNAPAYSVMGKDTTCQVFLYSPDPTQGLHLAYLTDNEKWIDVGQLCASDYGPWGSGKKMYSPSVVQANDGTWRALWSVGESFPQFAVAYSEDLVTWRPQDYPIVAEKGVKSPVAYQMDDGNFDIYIKTAKGKRYVQASQDFRTFVEDSLEASADEILWDKDSVLINGKMQKGDEFEIPAVHLNYIRAWFKALDEENRENNRQIPKNNQELAALVKEYNDRLVDMHGEKAVLTQMDESDRIEAKLVVDGKQTKRISDKLIGIFFEDISRAADGGLCAELLQNGDFEYNKDDRKHSWNATTAWQGVDLSSVSVENGVSKNNPHYAVLGATPIYNIGWDGISILRGARDAKKEGKHAASYYDVSLYARCLNGKNKQLMVALVNEAGGVISQAKVKVVGNEWSEYKAQLAITDKYQGNLEEGKGIRLALIPKGETQVGIDLVSLKPHDTYKGHGLRKDLAEKIAELKPKFVRFPGGCMLHGQGLDNIYHWKETVGPLKDRKPARNIWNYHQTRQLGFYEYFQWCEDMGAEPLPVLAAGVPCQNSQSNAQGLCGQQGGIPMEQMPQYVQDVLDLVEWANGDPATSSWAKMRADAGHPAPFNLKMIGIGNEDLISTTFKERYLMICKALKQKYPDIEVIGTVGPFHYPSSDYMEGWKIAKENRLYIDAVDEHYYEKPGWFINHQDYYDHYDRSMPKVYLGEYAANGNNEVDRALAEGIHLCNVERNGDVVEMTSYAPLLCKEGYANWNPDMMYFNNNKVRATESYHVQKMFSVHCGDVYIASDLQLPEVLKRYVGVSVVKDSKSGKVWLKVVNALPRTLKLKLSGLTQKEIEIGPRQSNVWSL